A DNA window from Actinomadura coerulea contains the following coding sequences:
- the pheS gene encoding phenylalanine--tRNA ligase subunit alpha, whose amino-acid sequence MSAPNKSYDPVEVSALQPDELERARAEALAAIAAAADLDALKQVRLAHAGDRSPLALANREIGALPPAARAEAGKRIGAARGAVAKALKERQAELEDERDRRVLVEETVDVTLPWDRAPRGARHPLTTMQERMADVFVSMGFEVSEGPEVEAEWFNFDALNFLPDHPARTMQDTFFVESEDSGLVMRTHTSPMQIRSLLSRPLPVYVVAPGRTFRTDELDATHSPVFHQLEGLAVDEGLTMADLRGGIDAFVTGMFGEGLKTRFRPSFFPFTEPSAEVDMQCFVCRGASAEPGGDPCRTCGSEGWIELGGCGMVNPRVLVACGVDPDRYSGWAFGLGVERTLMFRHGVEDMYDMVEGDVRFTLPFGTEI is encoded by the coding sequence ATGTCTGCACCCAACAAGTCCTATGACCCCGTCGAGGTGTCCGCGCTGCAGCCCGATGAGCTGGAGCGGGCCCGCGCCGAGGCGCTCGCGGCGATCGCCGCGGCCGCCGACCTCGACGCACTGAAGCAGGTCCGGCTGGCGCACGCCGGCGACCGCTCCCCGCTGGCCCTGGCCAACCGCGAGATCGGCGCGCTGCCGCCCGCGGCACGGGCCGAGGCCGGCAAGCGCATCGGCGCCGCCCGGGGGGCGGTGGCGAAGGCGCTCAAGGAGCGCCAGGCCGAGCTGGAGGACGAGCGCGACCGCCGCGTCCTCGTCGAGGAGACCGTCGACGTCACCCTCCCGTGGGACCGCGCTCCGCGCGGCGCCCGCCACCCGCTGACCACGATGCAGGAGCGGATGGCCGACGTCTTCGTCTCGATGGGCTTCGAGGTCTCCGAGGGGCCCGAGGTCGAGGCGGAGTGGTTCAACTTCGACGCCCTGAACTTCCTGCCCGACCACCCGGCCCGCACCATGCAGGACACCTTCTTCGTCGAGTCGGAGGACTCCGGGCTGGTGATGCGCACCCACACCTCGCCGATGCAGATCAGGTCGCTGCTGTCGCGGCCGCTGCCGGTGTACGTGGTGGCGCCGGGCCGCACGTTCCGCACCGACGAGCTCGACGCCACGCACAGCCCGGTGTTCCACCAGCTGGAGGGCCTCGCCGTCGACGAGGGGCTGACGATGGCCGACCTGCGGGGCGGCATCGACGCGTTCGTCACCGGGATGTTCGGCGAGGGGCTGAAGACGCGGTTCAGGCCGTCGTTCTTCCCGTTCACCGAGCCGTCCGCCGAGGTGGACATGCAGTGCTTCGTGTGCCGGGGCGCGTCCGCGGAGCCGGGCGGCGACCCGTGCCGCACCTGCGGTTCGGAGGGCTGGATCGAGCTCGGCGGCTGCGGCATGGTCAACCCGCGGGTGCTGGTGGCCTGCGGGGTCGACCCGGACCGCTACAGCGGCTGGGCGTTCGGGCTGGGCGTCGAGCGGACGCTGATGTTCCGGCACGGCGTGGAGGACATGTACGACATGGTGGAGGGTGACGTCCGGTTCACCCTCCCGTTCGGGACGGAGATCTGA
- the pheT gene encoding phenylalanine--tRNA ligase subunit beta: MRAPLSWLREHVELPADVTGRALAAELIAAGLEVETVESPGADIAGPLVVGEVLAIEELTGFKKPIRHCQVDVGDANGTGEPQSIVCGAVNFSVGDRVVVILPGGVLPGGFEIGARKTYGRMSAGMICSVDELGIGEDHGGILVLPPDTPVGTDAIELLGLRDDVLDIAVTPDRGYALSIRGIAREAAIAYGVPFKDPAAVEPPPEDAPSYPASIGDPSVCDRFVLREVSGFDPDARTPVWMQVRLYRAGMRPVSLAVDITNYLMLELGQPLHAFDRNKLTGPIVVRRAEPGERLETLDHVKRTLDPDDILITDASGPISMAGTMGGLATEIDDRSTDMVVEAAHFDAMGTARMSRRHRLHSEASHRFERGVDRELPLYASYRAVRMLAELGGAKIVAGVTHAEAPVERPVVTMPAGHPDRVAGVVYGRDAVVRRLEQVGCAVSGDDVLTVTPPSWRPDLTAPNDLAEEVIRLEGYEDIPARAPRPAAGKGLTAEQRLRRRVGRALAGAGYVEALAFPFVAEKDLDGLQLPADDARRRTLRLANPMSEEEPLLRTTLLPGLLKVLALNTGRGFGDTALFEIGVVFRPRPDAPERAPRLAVDRGPTAEEVAGLEAALPDQPYRVAVVLSGDREPSGWWGGGRPALWADAVEAARTVAREVGVELAVKADQHAPWHPGRCAALYAGDTLVGHAGELHPRVTKAYGLPARSCAMELELRRLGEPATVRAPHVSSYPVAMQDVALVVDSAVPAAEVEAALRDGAGGLLEAIRLFDVYTGEQVGEGRKSLAYSLRFRAPDRTLTAEEASQARDSAVAAASERTGAALRGA; the protein is encoded by the coding sequence ATGCGGGCCCCGCTTTCCTGGCTGCGCGAGCACGTCGAGCTTCCGGCCGACGTCACGGGCCGCGCGCTGGCCGCCGAGCTGATCGCGGCGGGCCTGGAGGTCGAGACGGTCGAGTCGCCCGGCGCCGACATCGCCGGCCCGCTCGTGGTCGGCGAGGTCCTGGCGATCGAGGAGCTGACCGGCTTCAAGAAGCCGATCCGGCACTGCCAGGTGGACGTCGGCGACGCCAACGGCACGGGGGAGCCGCAGAGCATCGTCTGCGGCGCCGTCAACTTCTCGGTCGGCGACCGCGTCGTGGTCATCCTGCCGGGGGGCGTGCTGCCCGGCGGTTTCGAGATCGGCGCCCGCAAGACCTACGGCCGGATGTCGGCGGGCATGATCTGCTCGGTGGACGAACTCGGGATCGGCGAAGACCACGGCGGGATCCTCGTCCTGCCGCCGGACACCCCCGTCGGCACGGACGCGATCGAGCTGCTCGGGCTGCGCGACGACGTCCTCGACATCGCCGTGACGCCCGACCGCGGCTACGCGCTGTCCATCCGCGGCATCGCCCGCGAGGCGGCCATCGCCTACGGCGTGCCGTTCAAGGACCCGGCGGCCGTGGAACCGCCCCCCGAGGACGCGCCGAGCTACCCGGCGAGCATCGGCGACCCGTCCGTGTGCGACCGGTTCGTCCTGCGCGAGGTCAGCGGCTTCGACCCGGACGCGCGGACCCCGGTGTGGATGCAGGTGCGCCTGTACCGCGCGGGGATGCGGCCGGTGTCGCTGGCGGTCGACATCACCAACTACCTGATGCTGGAGCTCGGGCAGCCGCTGCACGCGTTCGACCGGAACAAGCTGACCGGCCCGATCGTCGTGCGGCGCGCCGAACCCGGCGAGCGGCTGGAGACGCTGGACCACGTCAAGCGGACCCTCGACCCCGACGACATCCTCATCACCGACGCGTCGGGGCCGATCTCGATGGCCGGGACGATGGGCGGCCTCGCCACCGAGATCGACGACCGGTCGACCGACATGGTCGTCGAGGCCGCGCACTTCGACGCCATGGGCACCGCCCGGATGAGCCGCCGGCACCGGCTGCACAGCGAGGCGTCCCACCGGTTCGAGCGCGGCGTCGACCGCGAGCTGCCGCTGTACGCCTCGTACCGGGCGGTGCGGATGCTCGCCGAGCTGGGCGGCGCGAAGATCGTGGCCGGTGTCACGCACGCCGAGGCGCCGGTCGAGCGGCCCGTGGTGACGATGCCGGCCGGGCACCCCGACCGGGTGGCGGGCGTGGTCTACGGCCGCGACGCGGTCGTCCGGCGCCTGGAGCAGGTCGGCTGCGCGGTGTCCGGCGACGACGTGCTGACGGTGACGCCGCCGTCCTGGCGTCCCGACCTCACCGCGCCCAACGACCTCGCCGAGGAGGTCATCCGCCTCGAGGGGTACGAGGACATCCCGGCCCGGGCGCCGCGCCCGGCGGCGGGCAAGGGCCTGACCGCCGAGCAGCGGCTGCGCCGCCGGGTCGGCCGCGCGCTCGCCGGCGCCGGGTACGTGGAGGCGCTCGCCTTCCCGTTCGTCGCCGAGAAGGACCTGGACGGCCTCCAGCTCCCGGCGGACGACGCGCGGCGTCGGACGCTGCGGCTCGCGAACCCGATGTCGGAGGAGGAGCCGCTGCTGCGCACCACGCTGCTGCCGGGCCTGCTCAAGGTGCTGGCGCTCAACACGGGGCGCGGCTTCGGCGACACCGCCCTGTTCGAGATCGGTGTGGTGTTCCGCCCGCGCCCGGACGCCCCGGAGCGGGCGCCTCGGCTCGCCGTGGACCGCGGCCCGACGGCCGAGGAGGTCGCCGGGCTGGAGGCCGCGCTGCCCGACCAGCCGTACCGCGTCGCGGTGGTGCTGTCGGGCGACCGCGAGCCGTCGGGCTGGTGGGGCGGGGGCCGTCCGGCGCTGTGGGCGGACGCGGTGGAGGCCGCCCGCACGGTGGCCCGCGAGGTCGGCGTCGAGCTGGCGGTGAAGGCCGACCAGCACGCGCCCTGGCATCCCGGCCGCTGCGCCGCGCTGTACGCGGGCGACACCCTCGTCGGGCACGCCGGCGAGCTGCACCCGCGCGTCACGAAGGCGTACGGGCTGCCCGCGCGGTCGTGCGCGATGGAGCTGGAGCTGCGCCGCCTCGGCGAGCCGGCGACCGTCCGCGCGCCGCACGTGTCGTCCTACCCGGTCGCGATGCAGGACGTCGCGCTGGTCGTGGACTCCGCGGTGCCGGCCGCGGAGGTCGAGGCGGCCCTGCGCGACGGGGCGGGCGGGCTCCTGGAGGCGATCCGGCTGTTCGACGTCTACACGGGCGAGCAGGTGGGCGAGGGCCGCAAGTCGCTGGCGTACTCGCTGCGGTTCCGCGCCCCGGACCGGACGCTGACGGCCGAGGAGGCGTCGCAGGCCCGCGACTCCGCCGTGGCCGCCGCCTCCGAGCGGACCGGAGCCGCCCTGCGCGGCGCCTGA
- a CDS encoding ABC-F family ATP-binding cassette domain-containing protein, whose protein sequence is MSFAIVCSDLSFAWEDGTVVLDGLDAAFGTGRTGLIGVNGSGKSTLLRIIAGELRAGSGTVSVDGETGYLPQNLVLDDTATVSDLLGVTATRAALHAIERGEATEENFAAVGDDWDVEERAAAELDRLGLGHLGLDRTVPTLSGGEAVMVGLAARFLARPDVLLLDEPTNNLDLDARDRLYEAVETWTGVLVVVSHDRELLDRVDEIADLREGSVRSFGGNLSGYEDLLAVEREAAERTVRAAETDLRRQKRELEEAQVKLARRKRYGNKMQESKREPKIVMGERKRQAQVSAGKHRIMHEERLAGARTRLTEAEGAVREDAEIRVELPATRVPAGRTVLTVTGLAAPEPEPGTLEELIVRGPERIALVGPNGSGKTTFLRMLVGDGVPEGAAVKIGVDGVRYLPQRLDVLDGDLSVAENVRAQAPSAPPARIRAGLARFLFRGARADQPAGTLSGGERFRAVLASLLLAEPAPQLLLLDEPTNNLDMASAAQLGQALAAYEGALIVVSHDVPFLRTLGITRWLRMDRSCGLTEVEPM, encoded by the coding sequence ATGTCATTCGCCATCGTGTGCTCGGACCTGTCGTTCGCGTGGGAGGACGGCACCGTCGTGCTGGACGGGCTGGACGCCGCGTTCGGCACCGGCAGGACCGGCCTGATCGGCGTCAACGGCTCCGGCAAGTCGACCCTGCTGAGGATCATCGCCGGCGAGCTGCGCGCCGGGTCGGGCACCGTCAGCGTCGACGGGGAGACCGGCTACCTGCCGCAGAACCTCGTCCTCGACGACACCGCCACGGTCTCGGACCTGCTCGGCGTCACCGCGACCCGCGCGGCCCTGCACGCGATCGAGCGCGGCGAGGCCACCGAGGAGAACTTCGCCGCCGTCGGGGACGACTGGGACGTCGAGGAGCGCGCCGCCGCCGAGCTCGACCGGCTCGGCCTCGGCCACCTGGGGCTCGACCGCACGGTCCCCACGCTGTCGGGCGGTGAGGCCGTGATGGTCGGGCTGGCCGCGCGGTTCCTGGCCCGCCCCGACGTCCTGCTGCTCGACGAGCCGACCAACAACCTGGACCTGGACGCGCGCGACCGCCTGTACGAGGCGGTGGAGACCTGGACGGGCGTGCTCGTCGTCGTCAGCCACGACCGGGAGCTGCTCGACCGGGTCGACGAGATCGCCGACCTGCGGGAGGGCTCCGTCCGGTCCTTCGGCGGCAACCTGTCGGGCTACGAGGACCTGCTCGCGGTGGAGCGGGAGGCCGCGGAGCGGACGGTCCGGGCCGCCGAGACCGACCTGCGCCGCCAGAAGCGCGAGCTGGAGGAGGCGCAGGTCAAGCTTGCCCGCCGTAAGCGCTACGGCAACAAGATGCAGGAGAGCAAGCGCGAGCCGAAGATCGTGATGGGCGAGCGCAAGCGGCAGGCGCAGGTCTCGGCCGGCAAGCACCGCATCATGCACGAGGAGCGGCTCGCCGGCGCCCGCACGCGGCTCACCGAGGCCGAGGGGGCCGTCCGCGAGGACGCCGAGATCCGCGTCGAGTTGCCCGCCACCCGCGTCCCGGCGGGGCGGACGGTGCTCACCGTCACGGGTCTCGCCGCCCCCGAGCCGGAACCCGGCACGCTGGAGGAGCTGATCGTCCGGGGACCGGAGCGGATCGCGCTGGTCGGGCCCAACGGCTCGGGCAAGACCACGTTCCTGCGGATGCTCGTCGGCGACGGCGTCCCCGAGGGCGCGGCCGTGAAGATCGGGGTGGACGGGGTGCGGTATCTGCCGCAGCGGCTGGACGTCCTGGACGGTGACCTCAGCGTGGCCGAGAACGTCCGGGCGCAGGCGCCGTCCGCGCCGCCGGCGCGGATCCGGGCGGGGCTGGCGCGGTTCCTGTTCCGCGGCGCGCGGGCCGACCAGCCGGCCGGGACCCTGTCGGGCGGCGAGCGGTTCCGCGCCGTGCTGGCGTCGCTGCTGCTCGCCGAGCCGGCCCCGCAGCTGCTCCTGCTGGACGAGCCGACGAACAACCTCGACATGGCCAGCGCCGCGCAGCTCGGGCAGGCGCTCGCGGCCTACGAGGGGGCTCTGATCGTGGTCAGCCACGACGTGCCGTTCCTGCGCACTCTCGGCATCACCCGCTGGTTGCGGATGGACCGCTCGTGCGGCCTCACGGAGGTCGAGCCGATGTAG
- a CDS encoding ABC transporter permease, with protein MSVTVLAPPPPARATVPRTFAAMMAREARVMRKNFLSTFVRVLVQPVMFVFVFAYVLPKLGGGAMAGGPGGPTFSTILLPGLVGSSIIMQAMMAVIFPLMMELNWQKSITDRALAPVPVPLLAVQKIIAAAVQGLIGGLLVFPAVLFIHADGQSPEVHVDNWPVLIAVMVVGALMSASGGLLLGTLMNPQKVQMLFAMVLLPMTMLGCVYYPWSALDNIRWLQILSLFNPLVYVSEGLRSALTPEIPHMPVWAFMLAIVGGTVLLTWGATRTFTKRVLT; from the coding sequence ATGAGCGTCACCGTTCTGGCACCGCCGCCGCCGGCGCGGGCCACCGTCCCCCGCACGTTCGCCGCGATGATGGCGCGCGAGGCGCGGGTGATGCGCAAGAACTTCCTGTCCACGTTCGTCCGGGTGCTGGTGCAGCCGGTCATGTTCGTGTTCGTGTTCGCCTACGTGCTGCCGAAGCTCGGCGGCGGCGCCATGGCGGGCGGGCCTGGCGGGCCCACGTTCTCCACCATCCTGCTGCCCGGGCTCGTCGGGTCGTCGATCATCATGCAGGCGATGATGGCGGTGATCTTCCCGCTGATGATGGAGCTGAACTGGCAGAAGTCGATCACCGACCGTGCGCTGGCGCCGGTCCCGGTGCCGCTGCTGGCCGTCCAGAAGATCATCGCGGCGGCGGTGCAGGGCCTGATCGGCGGGCTGCTGGTGTTCCCCGCGGTGCTGTTCATCCACGCCGACGGGCAGTCGCCCGAGGTGCACGTGGACAACTGGCCGGTGCTGATCGCCGTGATGGTGGTCGGGGCGCTGATGTCGGCGTCCGGCGGGCTGCTCCTCGGAACGCTGATGAACCCGCAGAAGGTCCAGATGCTGTTCGCGATGGTCCTGCTGCCGATGACGATGCTCGGCTGCGTCTACTACCCCTGGTCGGCGCTGGACAACATCCGCTGGCTCCAGATCCTCAGCCTGTTCAACCCGCTCGTGTACGTGAGCGAGGGGCTGCGCAGCGCGCTCACGCCGGAGATCCCGCACATGCCGGTGTGGGCGTTCATGCTCGCCATCGTCGGCGGGACGGTCCTGCTGACGTGGGGGGCGACCCGCACCTTCACCAAGCGCGTGCTGACCTGA
- a CDS encoding ABC transporter ATP-binding protein has protein sequence MTNPPETAVRTVDLKKTYPASGPRPAVPAVQGIDLEVPRGEFFGLLGPNGAGKSTTIGMLTTLVVPTGGTASVSGLDVVRDAVEIKRRIGVVSQNNTLDSDLTVAENLEFRGRYFGLGARDARKRAAELLELFGLTEQRGGNPFEISGGQAKRVMICRALMHGPEVLFLDEPTAGLDPQTRTNLWDVLRGLQAGGQTILLTTHYMEEAEALCDRVAVVDHGKVLASGTVDQLKSSAGADTVITVAYDSPAPDGIKALADREGISKVEVNDGQVRVFAAEPEGILGELVEIGSVAGVGVTDASQLRPSLETVFLSLTGRDYRD, from the coding sequence GTGACCAATCCCCCCGAAACCGCCGTTCGCACAGTCGACCTGAAGAAGACCTATCCCGCGTCCGGCCCGCGTCCGGCGGTGCCCGCCGTCCAGGGCATCGACCTGGAGGTCCCGCGCGGCGAGTTCTTCGGCCTGCTCGGCCCGAACGGCGCGGGCAAGTCGACCACCATCGGCATGCTCACCACGCTCGTCGTCCCGACCGGCGGCACCGCCAGCGTGTCCGGCCTGGACGTGGTCCGCGACGCGGTCGAGATCAAGCGCCGCATCGGCGTCGTCTCGCAGAACAACACGCTCGACAGCGACCTCACCGTCGCCGAGAACCTGGAGTTCCGCGGCCGGTACTTCGGGCTCGGCGCGCGGGACGCCCGCAAGCGCGCCGCCGAGCTGCTGGAGCTGTTCGGGCTGACCGAGCAGCGCGGCGGCAACCCGTTCGAGATCTCCGGCGGGCAGGCCAAGCGCGTGATGATCTGCCGCGCCCTCATGCACGGCCCCGAGGTGCTGTTCCTGGACGAGCCGACCGCCGGGCTCGACCCGCAGACCCGCACCAACCTCTGGGACGTTCTGCGGGGGCTCCAGGCGGGCGGGCAGACGATCCTGCTCACCACCCACTACATGGAGGAGGCCGAGGCGCTCTGCGACCGGGTCGCCGTCGTCGACCACGGCAAGGTCCTCGCCAGCGGCACGGTGGACCAGCTGAAGTCCAGCGCCGGCGCGGACACGGTCATCACCGTGGCCTACGACTCCCCCGCCCCCGACGGGATCAAGGCCCTCGCCGACCGGGAGGGCATCAGCAAGGTCGAGGTCAACGACGGCCAGGTGCGCGTGTTCGCCGCCGAGCCCGAGGGGATCCTCGGCGAGCTCGTGGAAATCGGGTCCGTGGCCGGCGTCGGAGTCACCGACGCCAGCCAACTGCGTCCCAGTCTGGAGACCGTCTTCCTCTCCCTCACCGGAAGGGACTACCGCGATTGA
- a CDS encoding MarR family winged helix-turn-helix transcriptional regulator: MENPGLDDLKTFGPVEEWPIGRLFGAASRLSGPIVWRIIERHGISPAGFFLLRLLIVEDGLRPGEVAKRLMVTPATVTSVVDTLERNGHVRRERSYRDRRGVMLLITDSGRRFLAEKSGPIGRDLSGLYDVVGEDDEAAVRRFLLKLIHKFENYSPDEEGKGDGA, encoded by the coding sequence ATGGAGAACCCCGGCCTCGACGACCTGAAGACGTTCGGTCCCGTGGAGGAGTGGCCGATCGGGCGGCTCTTCGGCGCCGCCTCACGGCTGTCGGGCCCCATCGTGTGGCGCATCATCGAGCGGCACGGCATCAGCCCGGCGGGCTTCTTCCTGCTCCGCCTGCTCATCGTCGAGGACGGCCTGCGCCCCGGGGAGGTCGCCAAGCGCCTGATGGTCACCCCCGCCACGGTCACCTCGGTCGTCGACACGCTGGAGCGCAACGGCCACGTCCGGCGCGAGCGCTCCTACCGTGACCGGCGCGGCGTGATGCTGCTCATCACCGACTCCGGCCGCCGGTTCCTCGCCGAGAAGTCCGGCCCCATCGGCCGCGACCTCTCCGGCCTCTACGACGTCGTCGGCGAGGACGACGAGGCGGCCGTCCGCCGGTTCCTGCTCAAGCTGATCCACAAGTTCGAGAACTACTCCCCCGACGAAGAAGGAAAGGGAGACGGCGCGTGA
- the argC gene encoding N-acetyl-gamma-glutamyl-phosphate reductase, translating into MGIRTAVAGASGYAGGEVLRILAGHPEFEIGALTAGSNAGTELGAHQPHLRSLAGRVLEETTPGTLSGHDVVFLALPHGRSGPLAEQLGGDVLVIDCGADHRLADPGDWERFYGTPHAGTWPYGLPELPGRRDALRSARRVAVPGCYPTAVSLAMFPALAAGLAEPDVVVVAASGTSGAGRALKPHLLGSEVMGSVSAYAVGGTHRHTPEMIQNLSAAAGEPVSVSFTPTLAPMSRGILATCSAKARPGVTAASLRAAYAQAYAGEPFLGLLPEGQWPATSMTLGANTVLVQVALDEAAGRVVVVAAVDNLTKGTAGGAVQSANLALGLPEELGLTTIGVSP; encoded by the coding sequence ATGGGAATCCGGACGGCGGTCGCCGGCGCCAGCGGTTACGCGGGCGGCGAGGTGCTGCGCATCCTGGCGGGGCATCCAGAGTTCGAGATCGGCGCGCTCACGGCGGGCTCCAACGCGGGCACCGAGCTCGGCGCGCACCAGCCCCACCTGCGATCCCTGGCCGGACGCGTCCTGGAGGAGACCACCCCCGGCACGCTCTCCGGCCACGACGTGGTGTTCCTGGCGCTGCCGCACGGCCGGTCCGGGCCGCTCGCCGAGCAGCTGGGCGGGGACGTCCTGGTCATCGACTGCGGCGCCGACCACCGCCTCGCCGACCCCGGCGACTGGGAGCGGTTCTACGGCACCCCCCACGCGGGCACTTGGCCCTACGGCCTGCCCGAACTGCCCGGCCGGCGCGACGCGCTGCGCTCCGCGAGGCGCGTGGCGGTCCCGGGCTGCTACCCGACGGCGGTCTCGCTCGCGATGTTCCCCGCGCTCGCCGCGGGCCTCGCCGAACCCGACGTCGTCGTGGTGGCGGCCTCGGGCACCTCCGGCGCGGGGCGGGCCCTCAAACCGCACCTGCTGGGCAGCGAGGTGATGGGCTCGGTGTCCGCCTACGCCGTCGGCGGCACGCATAGGCATACGCCCGAGATGATCCAGAACCTCAGCGCGGCGGCGGGGGAGCCGGTCTCGGTCTCCTTCACCCCGACGCTCGCGCCGATGAGCCGCGGAATCCTCGCCACCTGCTCGGCGAAGGCGCGTCCCGGCGTCACCGCCGCCTCGCTGCGCGCCGCCTACGCGCAGGCGTACGCGGGCGAGCCGTTCCTCGGGCTGCTGCCGGAGGGGCAGTGGCCCGCCACGTCCATGACCCTCGGCGCGAACACCGTCCTCGTCCAGGTCGCACTGGACGAGGCGGCCGGCCGCGTCGTCGTGGTCGCCGCCGTCGACAACCTCACCAAGGGCACCGCGGGCGGCGCGGTGCAGAGCGCCAACCTCGCCCTCGGCCTCCCGGAAGAACTCGGGCTGACCACGATCGGAGTGTCCCCTTGA
- the argJ gene encoding bifunctional glutamate N-acetyltransferase/amino-acid acetyltransferase ArgJ has product MSVTAPRGFRAAGVVAGLKDSGNRDLALVVNDGPSRAAAGVFTRNRVRAAPVLWSEQVLKGARVRAVVLNAGGANACTGAAGFQDTHATAEKAAEVLEDSAGEIAVCSTGLIGERLPMDLLLSGVDKAAAELSRGDGGLAAADAIRTTDTVAKISFRQGAGGYMIGAMAKGAGMLAPSLATMLCVVTTDADLPADALDRALRAATGTTLDRLDADGCMSTNDTVLLLASGAAEVVPDEEEFTALLTEVCGDLTRQLLVDAEGASKAIAIEVVGAASEDDAVTVGRSVARNNLLKCAIHGEDPNWGRVLSAVGTTDAVFEPDHLNVAINGVWVCRNGSFGDDRDKVDLRPRDVTITVDLSAGPHSATVWTTDLTAEYVHENSAYST; this is encoded by the coding sequence TTGAGCGTCACCGCCCCCCGGGGTTTCCGCGCCGCCGGCGTCGTCGCCGGGCTGAAGGACAGCGGCAACCGCGACCTGGCCCTCGTCGTCAACGACGGGCCGTCCCGCGCGGCCGCCGGCGTCTTCACCCGCAACCGCGTGCGGGCCGCGCCCGTGCTGTGGTCCGAGCAGGTCCTCAAGGGAGCCCGCGTCCGCGCCGTCGTGCTGAACGCGGGCGGCGCCAACGCCTGCACCGGCGCCGCCGGCTTCCAGGACACCCACGCCACCGCAGAGAAGGCCGCCGAGGTGCTGGAGGACTCGGCGGGCGAGATCGCCGTCTGCTCCACCGGGCTGATCGGCGAGCGGCTGCCGATGGACCTGCTGCTGTCCGGCGTCGACAAGGCCGCCGCCGAGCTGTCGCGCGGGGACGGCGGGCTCGCCGCGGCCGACGCCATCCGCACCACCGACACCGTCGCCAAGATCTCCTTCCGGCAGGGCGCCGGCGGCTACATGATCGGCGCGATGGCCAAGGGCGCGGGCATGCTCGCCCCGTCGCTGGCCACCATGCTGTGCGTCGTCACCACCGACGCCGACCTGCCCGCCGACGCGCTGGACCGGGCGCTGCGCGCGGCCACCGGCACCACCCTCGACCGGCTCGACGCCGACGGGTGCATGTCCACCAACGACACCGTGCTGCTGCTCGCCTCCGGCGCCGCCGAGGTCGTCCCGGACGAGGAGGAGTTCACGGCGCTGCTCACCGAGGTGTGCGGCGACCTCACCCGGCAGCTGCTCGTGGACGCCGAGGGCGCCTCCAAGGCCATCGCGATCGAGGTCGTCGGCGCCGCCTCCGAGGACGACGCGGTCACGGTCGGCCGCTCCGTCGCCCGCAACAACCTGCTCAAGTGCGCCATCCACGGCGAGGACCCCAACTGGGGGCGGGTGCTATCGGCCGTCGGCACCACCGACGCGGTGTTCGAGCCCGACCACCTCAACGTCGCCATCAACGGCGTGTGGGTGTGCCGGAACGGCTCGTTCGGCGACGACCGCGACAAGGTCGACCTGCGCCCCCGCGACGTGACGATCACCGTGGACCTGTCCGCCGGGCCGCACAGCGCCACCGTCTGGACGACCGACCTCACGGCCGAGTACGTCCACGAGAACTCGGCGTACTCCACATGA
- the argB gene encoding acetylglutamate kinase → MRKNRQGVMGKAETLIKALPWLERFHGTTVVIKYGGHAMTDERLRHSFAEDVVFLRYAGLRPVVVHGGGPQINAALARNGIDSTFTAGLRVTTPEAMEVVRMVLTGQVQRDVVGLINRHGPFALGMSGEDAHLFTAERKHAVVDGAPVDIGQVGEIVEVQVGAVRALLDDGRIPVISSVARGDDGEVYNVNADTAAAALAVALDAAKLVVLTDVEGLYADWPESDDVIDRLTTDELAVLLPGLSAGMVPKMEACLAAVRGGVPQAHVLDGRVLHSLLLEIFTDEGIGTMVLPSLPGAPAEEK, encoded by the coding sequence ATGCGCAAGAACCGGCAGGGCGTGATGGGCAAGGCCGAGACCCTGATCAAGGCGCTGCCGTGGCTGGAGCGCTTCCACGGCACGACCGTCGTGATCAAGTACGGCGGGCACGCGATGACCGACGAGCGGCTGCGGCACTCCTTCGCCGAGGACGTGGTGTTCCTGCGCTACGCCGGGCTGAGGCCGGTCGTCGTGCACGGCGGCGGCCCGCAGATCAACGCGGCGCTGGCCCGCAACGGCATCGACTCGACGTTCACCGCCGGGCTGCGGGTCACCACCCCGGAGGCCATGGAGGTCGTCCGGATGGTGCTGACCGGGCAGGTCCAGCGCGACGTGGTCGGCCTGATCAACCGGCACGGCCCGTTCGCGCTCGGCATGTCCGGCGAGGACGCGCACCTGTTCACCGCCGAGCGCAAGCACGCGGTCGTGGACGGCGCGCCCGTCGACATCGGCCAGGTCGGCGAGATCGTCGAGGTGCAGGTCGGGGCCGTGCGGGCGCTGCTGGACGACGGCCGCATCCCCGTCATCTCCAGCGTCGCCCGCGGCGACGACGGCGAGGTCTACAACGTCAACGCCGACACCGCCGCGGCCGCGCTGGCCGTGGCGCTGGACGCGGCGAAGCTCGTCGTCCTCACCGACGTCGAGGGCCTGTACGCGGACTGGCCGGAAAGCGACGACGTCATCGACCGGCTCACCACCGACGAGCTGGCCGTCCTGCTGCCCGGCCTGTCGGCGGGGATGGTGCCCAAGATGGAGGCCTGCCTGGCGGCCGTGCGCGGCGGCGTCCCGCAGGCCCACGTCCTGGACGGCCGGGTCCTGCACTCGCTGCTGCTGGAGATCTTCACCGACGAGGGAATCGGAACGATGGTGCTGCCCAGCCTCCCCGGAGCCCCGGCGGAGGAGAAATGA